In Microbacterium sp. ABRD28, the genomic stretch CACACGCGTCACCTCGAGCCCGACGATTCCGACCTTCGATCCGCTACAACGGGAGCGTGCCGACCTTTCTCGCCTTCCTCCGTGCCGTCAATCTCGGCCCGAAGCGCGTCTTCCCGAAAGACGACATCCGCCGGGTCGTGGAGAGCCTCGGGTTCGAAGGCGTCGCGACCTACATCAACACCGGCAACGTCCGTTTCACCACGCCGATGCGCTCTCGCGCACGCATCGAATCGACGCTGGAGGCGGCCTTCGCCGCCGATCGTGGATTCGACGTGCCGACGATCGTCTTCACGCAGACCGAGTTCCGGTCGATCGCGGCCGATGTCGCAGAACTCGCCGCCGCGCATCCGGGCCTCGCGCGCCACTATGTCTCCCTGCTGAAGGACGAGCTGTCCTCGGCGCAGGCGGCGGCCGTCGAGGCGACCTCCGGGGATCTGGGCAGGATGGTCGTCCGCGGGCGCGCGGCCCACGCCCTGCTCGGCGACGGCTACCGGAGCGGCGAGGTCGATCCGCTCGCCGCGACGAAGCTGCTGGGCGTCGCGACCAACCGCACGCACACCGTCGTCACGGCCCTCGCCGAGCGGTGGTGTTGACAGACCGAAGCCGGTGTCGGCGTCACCGCGTAGCATGGCCGCCGTGGCGCACGCGGACCGATACCCCCTCGACGAGGCGCCCCCCTTCGATCTCGTCTCTCCCGACCTGCCGCCGCCCGACGACGAGTGGTACCCGCCGGAAGACGTCTGGCAGCCCCCGGATGACGCGCCGGCAGCCCCGGCCGCCGCGCCGAGTGTCGCGCGCCGCGACTTCACCGGCGGCGACCCGCGGGCGGTTCTGAAAGAGGTCTACGGCTACGACGCGTTCCGCGGCGACCAGGCCGCGGTGGTCGAGCACGTCATCGCCGGCGGTGACGCGGTGGTGCTCATGCCGACCGGCGCCGGGAAGAGCGTCACCTATCAGGTGCCCGCTCTCGTGCGACCGGGCACCGGCCTGGTGATCTCCCCCCTCATCGCCCTCATGCACGACCAGGTCGATGCGCTCGTCGCCAACGGCGTGCGTGCGGCCTACCTCAATTCCACGCAGTCCCAGCCCGAGCGCGCCGCCACCGAGCGCGCGTACCTCGCCGGCAAGATCGACCTCCTCTACGTCGCGCCCGAGCGGCTCTCCCACCCGGCGACCACCGCGCTCCTCCAGCGCGGCCGGCTGAGCGTGATCGCCGTCGACGAGGCCCACTGCGTGTCGCAGTGGGGGCACGACTTCCGGCCCGATTACCTCGCCCTCGGCGATCTCGCCGAGCGATTCCCCGGCGTTCCGCGGCTGGCCCTGACCGCCACCGCCACCCGCGAGACCCATCGCGAGCTCACCGAGCGGCTCCGCCTGCCCGACGCCCGCCACTTCGTCGCGAGCTTCGACCGTCCCAACATCCAGTACCGCATCGAGCCGAAGGTCGAGCCGCGCAAGCAGCTGGTCTCGTTCATCCGCGCCCAGCCCGAGGGGTCGGCGGGCATCGTCTACGCCCTCAGCCGGAAGACCGTCGAGCAGACCGCCGAGTACCTCCGGGCGCAGCGCATCGACGCGCTGCCGTACCACGCCGGGCTCCCGGCCGAGATGCGCGCCGCTCACCAGGCGCGGTTCCTCCGCGACGACGGGGTGGTGATGGTGGCCACCATCGCGTTCGGGATGGGGATCGACAAGCCCGACGTGCGGTTCGTCGCGCACATCGACCTGCCCAAGTCGGTCGAGGGCTACTACCAGGAGACCGGGCGCGCCGGGCGCGACGGCGAGCCGAGCATCGCGTGGATGGCCTACGGGCTGGGCGACGTGGTCCAGCAGCGTCGCCTGATCGACGCCTCCCCAGGTGACCGCGTGTTCAAGACCCGCCTGGGTCAGCACCTGGACGCGATGCTGGCGCTGTGCGAGACGGTCGGATGCCGCCGGCAGAACCTCCTCGCCTACTTCGGCCAGCCCTCCGACCCCTGCGGCAACTGCGACACCTGCCTCGAGCCTCCCGAGACGTGGGAGGGCACCGTCGCCGCGCAGAAGCTGCTGTCCACGATCGTGCGGCTGCAGCGCGAGCGCAACCAGTCGTTCGGCGCCGGACAGCTCATCGACATCCTCCGCGGCAACAGCACCGAGCGAGTGCGTCAGCAGCGGCACGATCAGCTGGCCACCTTCGGCATCGGCGACGACCTGAGCGAGCAGGACTGGCGCAGCGTCATCCGGCAGCTCCTCGCCCGCGGCATCCTCGTCGCCCGCGGCGAGTACGGCACTCTCGCTCTCGGCGACGCGGCGCCCGACGTGCTGCGCGGCGACAGCGCGGTGCCGCTCCGCCGTGACGTGCTCGGGCGGTCGGGCGGCGGTGGTCGCGTTCGCAAAGCCGCGGCGAGCGAGACGCTGGATGACGGCGACAAGCCGCTGTTCGAGGCGCTGCGCGCCTGGCGCGCGGGCGTCGCACGCGAGCAGGGTGTGCCCGCGTACATCGTGTTCGGCGACGCGACACTGCGCGCGCTCGCCGAACGCCGCCCCGAGAGCGCGGCCGACCTCGAAGGCATCCCTGGAATCGGGGCGAAGAAGCGCGAGGCGTACGGCGAGGCCGTCCTCGATGTGGTCCGGGCCGGCTGAACCCGCGTCCTCTAGGCTCCTGTGAGGGGCGATGAGGCCCCTCACGGCATCGGGCGATGAGGCCCGGGAGGTCTGGCCCCGCAATGAGCAACATCGACATCGCCCAGGCGGCGCAGCTCGAACCCATCGGGGTGATCGCCGACAGGCTCGGCATCCCCGCCGAGGCCCTCGAACCCTACGGGCGGCACAAGGCCAAGGTGTCGCTGGAGTTCGCCCGCAGCATCCGGGATCGCCCGCGCGGCCACCTCGTCCTGGTGACCGCGGTCTCCCCGACGCCGGCGGGCGAGGGGAAGACCACGACGACGGTCGGCCTCGGCGACGCGCTGAACCGGGTCGGGGCGCGTGCCGCCATCTGCCTGCGCGAGCCGGCGCTCGGTCCGGTGTTCGGGATGAAGGGCGGCGCGGCCGGGGGCGGGTACGCGCAGGTGGTGCCGATGGAAGACATCAACCTGCACTTCACCGGCGACTTCGCCGCGAACGGTGTGGCGACGAACCTCCTCGCGGCCCTCATCGACAACCACATCCATCACGGCAACGCCCTCGGCATCGACGTCCGCCGGGTCACGTGGCGGCGGGTGCTCGATGTGAACGACCGCGCCCTGCGCGACGTGGTCGCGGGCCTCGGCGGCCCGGGCAACGGCTATCCGCGTGAGAGCGGGTTCGACATCGTCGTGGCGAGCGAGGTGATGGCCATTTTCTGCCTCGCCACCGACCTCGCCGACCTGAAGGCGCGGCTGGGCGAGATCGTGATCGGCCACACGCGCGAGCGGCAGCCGGTGCGCGCCCGTGACCTCGACGCGCACGGTGCCATGGCGGCGCTGCTGCGCGATGCGCTGGCGCCCAACCTCGTCCAGACGCTCGAGCACACCCCGGCGTTCGTCCACGGTGGTCCGTTCGCGAACATCGCGCACGGCTGCAACTCGTACCTCGCGACCGACACGGCGCTGCACCTGGCCGACTACGTCGTGACCGAGGCGGGATTCGGATCCGACCTCGGCGCCGAGAAGTTCGTCGACATCCTCTGCCGCTCCACGGGGCTGCGTCCCTCGGCTGCCGTCATCGTCGCCACGGTGCGGGCGATGAAGTACCACGGCGGTGTCGAGGTCGCAGACCTCGCCACGGAAGATGTCGCGGCGCTCCGCCGCGGCGCGGTCAACCCGCGGCGCCACATCGAGATCGTGCACGGTGTGCTCGGTCTTCCCGTGGTCGTGGCGATCAACCACCGGGCCGAAGACACCGATGCCGAGGTCGCCGCGCTCCAGGAGGAGGCGGCAGCCGCCGGGGTCACCGCCGTCGTCGCCCGGCACTTCGCCGAGGGCGGTCGAGGCGCAGAGGAGCTCGCCCGCGAGGTCGTGCGCCTTTGCGAAGAACCGTCGGAGCCGGCGCTCACCTATCCCGATGACGCGACCCTGTGGGACAAGATGCGGGCCATCGCCACGCGCATCTACGGCGCATCCGATGTCACCGCCTCCAGCGCCGTGCGCGCGCAGATCCGTCGCCTCCAGGAGGAGGGGTACGGCGGGTATCCCGTCTGTGTGGCCAAGACGCAGTACTCGTTCTCGACCGACCCGCGCCTGCGCGGGGCGCCGACCGGTCACGTCGTCGACATCCGCGAGGTGCGCCTGGCCGCCGGCGCCCGCTTCGTCGTGATGATCTGCGGCGACATCATGACGATGCCGGGCCTGCCCGCCGTGCCCGCCGCGAACACCATCGACGTCACCGACGACGGGCGGATCGTCGGGCTCTTCTGACCTCGCCCCCGGGATCCCCTGCGGGGCGCCCGCCGGGGTCCCCTGCGGGGCCGGATGTCGCTTGGGCACAACCGCCCCCGGCGACGTGGCCGGGCACCCTTGTGCCTAAAGCACAACGCACTTGGTAGCACGTTGTGGGACACCTACGGTTTAGGTGACTTCCTTCGACTCCTTCTGGAGAGGTGAGAAATGGCCGACGCCGCCGTTCGTCCTGAAACCCCCGCATCCGACTCCCGCACGCCCGCCGGCGGAGCGCCGACCGCCGCCCACACGGCGGCCGAGGCATCCGAGGCCCGCATCGACATCGATGCCGTCACGAACCTGCTGCTCGGCACGTGGGCCGACACCCGCCGCGAGGCGCGCGAGCTGATCAAGGACTCCGCGTTCTGGCAGGTCAACGACCTGACGGTCGCCGAGCACCGTGAGCGCACCCTCACGCAGCTGCACCTCCTCGCCGACAACGGCGGCGGGCGCCGCGCGTTCCCCGCCGAGTACGGCGGTGGCGACGACAACGGCGCCAACCTCGCCGGTTTCGAGGAGCTCGTGCTCGCCGACCCGAGCCTTCAGATCAAGTCGGGTGTGCAGTGGGGGCTCTTCGCCTCGGCGATCTACCAGCTGGGCACCAAGAAGCACTGGGACAGGTGGCTCCGCCCTGTCATGTCGATGGAGCTCCCCGGGGCGTTCGCCATGACCGAGACCGGGCACGGGTCCGACGTCGCCGCCATCGGCACCACCGCGACCTACGACCCCGACACCGAGGAGTTCGTCATCCACACGCCGTTCCGTGCGGCCTGGAAGGACTACCTCGGCAACGCGGCCCTGCACGGCAAGGCCGCGACGGTCTTCGCGCAGCTGATCACCGGCGGCGTCAACTACGGCGTGCACTGCTTCTTCGTGCCGATCCGCGATGACGAGGGCGCCTTCCTCCCCGGCATCGGCGGCGAGGACGACGGACCCAAGGGCGGCCTGAACGGCATCGACAACGGCCGCCTGCACTTCGACCAGGTGCGCGTCCCGCGTGAGAACCTTCTCAACCGCTACGGCGACGTCGCGCCCGACGGCTCGTACTCGAGCCCCATCGACAGCCCCGGGCGTCGCTTCTTCACGATGCTCGGCGCCCTCGTGCAGGGACGCGTCTCTCTCGACGGGGCCGTCACGACGGCATCCGCTCTGGCTCTCTACATCGCCGTCACCTACGGCAACCAGCGCCGTCAGTTCGACTCGGGAGCCGGCAGCGACGAGGTCATGCTGCTCGACTACGGCAAGCACCAGCGGCGGCTGCTGCCGCTCGTCGCCCAGAACTACGCCCAGTTCTTCGCCCACGACGAACTGCTGCGCAAGTTCGACGGGGTCTTCTCGGGCCGCGCCGACACCCCTGAGGAGCGCGAGGACCTCGAGACCCTCGCCGCGGCGCTGAAGCCGCTGTCGACCTGGAACGCGCTGAACACGATCCAGGAGAGCCGCGAGGCGTGCGGCGGTCAGGGATTCCTGGCCGAGAACCGGATGACGGGGCTGCGCCACGACCTCGACGTGTACGTCACCTTCGAGGGTGACAACAACGTGCTCCTCCAGCTGGTCGGCAAGCGCCTGCTCTCGGACTACGCCAAGCAGTTCAAGGGCAAGGATGCCGCGGCGCTCGCCCGGTTCGCGGCAGCCCAGACGGCGGGCAAGGTGTTCCACGGTGCGGGGCTACGCCAGCTCGGGCAGGCCGTCGCCGACTTCGGCTCCACCGCCCGCTCGGTGGAACTCGGACTCCGCGCCGAGCAGCAGCACGAGATCCTGTCGGGACGCGTCGAGCAGATGGTCGCCGATCTCGCCGCGGCGCTCCGCCCCGCCTCCAAGCTCGACAAGGCCGAGGCGGCGGCGCTGTTCAATCGTCACCAGGCCGAGCTCATCGAGGCGGCCCGCGCGCACGGCGAGCTGCTGCAGTGGGAGGCCTTCTCCGACGGGGTCAAGGCCGTGACCGACCCCGGCACCCGCCAGGTGCTCACCTGGCTGCGCGATCTGTTCGGTCTTCACCTCATCGAGAAGAATCTCGCGTGGTACCTCATCAACGGGCGTCTCTCGACCCAGCGCGCCGCCGCGGTGTCGCGCTACATCGACCGGCTCTGCGCGCGGCTGCGGCCCCACGCCCAGGATCTCGTCGACGCCTACGGGTTCGCGCCCGAGCATGTGCGCGCCCCCATCGCCTCGGGTGAGGAGCGCGTGCGCCAGGAGGAGGCCCGGGAGTACTACCGCGCCCGAGCCGCCGCCGGCAACGAGCCGATCTCGGAGAAGTCGCTGCAGAAGGGCAAGACGCTGCAGAAGAAGTAGCGCGCGGCCGGTGTCGCCGGTGCGGGGCATACTGACCGCATGAGTGTGGTCACGGGGCCCGACGGACGCGATCGCTGCGGGTGGGTCGGCGACGACCCCGAGTATCGGCGCTACCACGACGAGGAATGGGGCCGACCGCTGCACGGCGACCGGCCGCTCTTCGAGAAGATGAGCCTCGAGGGCTTTCAGGCCGGACTCTCGTGGATCACGATCCTCCGCAAGCGCCCGGCATTCCGCGACGCCTTCGACGGATTCGACCCCATCGTCGTCGCCGGGTTCGGCGACGACGATGTCGAGCGGCTGATGGGCGATGCGGGGATCATCCGCAATCGCGCGAAGATCCTCGCCACGATCGGCAACGCCCGGATCGTCGCCGAGATGCCCGACGGCGCGCTCGATGCCCTGATGTGGGCGTACGCTCCGGATGCCGCGGGCCGGCCGCGCCCGCGGTCGTTCGCCGATCTGCCGGCGACCACCCGCGAGTCGGATGCGCTCAGCCGCGACCTCAAGAAGCGCGGCTTCCGCTTCGTCGGCTCGACGACGATGTACGCGCTGATGCAGTCGTCGGGCATGGTCGACGATCACCTCGAGGGATGCTGGCGCGCGGCGGAATCACCGCCCGTGTGACACCCACTGCGGACACCCCCTGTCCGCGGTCCTTGGCACGCTGTATCGTCTAGGCGCCTCGACAGACGGGAAACGCATGACCGCTGCATCCGCTCACATCGCCGATTCGCATGGGCTCATCCGTGTCGTCGGCGCCCGCGAGAACAACCTCAAGGACGTCACCGTCGACATCCCCAAGCGGCGCCTCACCGTCTTCACCGGCGTCAGCGGATCGGGCAAGTCGTCGCTGGTGTTCGGCACGATCGCGAACGAGTCGCAGCGCCTCATCAACGAGACCTACCCGACCTTCGTGCAGCAGTTCATGGAGCAGCTCAGCCGCCCCGAGGTCGACGCGCTCGAGAATGTCAGCGCCTCGATCGTCGTCGATCAGGAGCGCATGGGCGCCAACTCGCGATCGACGGTCGGCACCGCCACCGACGCCCAGGCGATGCTGCGCATCCTCTTCAGCAGGCTCGGGCAGCCCAGCGCGGGCGCGAGCTTCCACTACAGCTTCAACCTGCCGCAGGGCTGGTGCCCGCGCTGCGAGGGACTCGGCGAGGTGAGTGACATCAACCTCGAGCAGCTCTTCGACCGCGACAAGTCGCTCGCCGAGGGCGCGCTGACCATCCCGGGGTACAGCGTCGACGGGTGGATGGTGCGCATCTTCACCGAGTCGGGCTTCGTCGACCCCGGCAAGAAGATCCGCGACTACTCCGACGACGAGCTCCATGCGCTGCTGTACAAGGAGCCGACGAAGATCAAGGTCACCGGCATCAACATGACCTACGAGGGACTCGTCCCCAAGGTCACGAAGTCGTTCCTCCAGAAGGACCGGGATGCGCTGCAGCCCCACGTGCGGGCCTTCGTCGACCGAGCCGTGATGTTCACCGCGTGCCCCGAGTGCGGCGGGTCGCGCCTGAACGAGGCGGCGCGGGCATCCCTCATCGACGGGATCTCGATCGCGGATGCCGCGGCGATGCAGATCTCCGACCTGGCCGCGTGGCTCGACACCGTCGACGACCGCGAGGTCGGGCCGCTCATGTCGGGGCTGAAGCACCTCACCGCGACCTTCGTCGAGGTGGGTCTCGGCTACCTTTCGCTCGATCGATCGTCGGGCACGCTGTCGGGGGGTGAGGCGCAGCGCACCAAGATGGTGCGTCACCTCGGGTCATCGCTCACCGACATCACCTACGTCTTCGACGAGCCGACGGCGGGTCTTCACCCGCACGACATCCAGCGGATGAACGACCTGCTCCAGCGTCTGCGAGACAAGGGCAACACCGTGCTGGTCGTCGAGCACAAGCCCGAGGTCATCCAGATCGCCGACCACATCGTCGACCTCGGACCCGGTGCGGGCCGCGCGGGTGGCGAGATCCAGTACACCGGGGATGTGGCGGGGCTGCGCGCCTCGCAGACCCTCACCGGCCGGCATCTCGACCATCGCGCGTCGCTCAAGGCTGCGCCCCGCGGCGCGCGCGGAGCGCTCGAGATCCGCGGAGCGACACAGCACAACCTCACCGGGGTCGACGTCGACATCCCGCTGGGCATCCTCACCGTCGTCACGGGTGTGGCGGGGTCGGGGAAGTCCTCGCTCATCCACGGGAACGTGCCGTCCTTCGACGACGTGGTCGTCGTCGACCAGTCGCCGATCAAGGGTTCGCGCCGTTCGAGCCCGGCGACCTATACCGGAATCCTCGACACCGTCCGCACCGCGTTCGCGAAGGCCAACGGCGTCAAGGCGTCGCTGTTCAGCGCGAACTCGGCGGGCGCATGCCCGGTCTGCAAGGGTCTCGGCGTCATCATCACCACCCTCGGCTACACGCAGAGCGTCGAGACGCTCTGCGAGGTGTGCGAGGGAACCGGCTTCAGCGCCGAGGTGCGCGAGTACCTCCTGAACGGCAAGAACATCGCCGAGGTGCTGGCGATGTCGGCGGCCGAGGCGGCGGAGTTCTTCCCGACCGGCCCGGCGCACACCACGCTCGCACGGCTCATCGACGTCGGCCTCGGGTACATCACCCTCGGGCAGGCGCTCAACACGCTGTCGGGCGGTGAGCGGCAGCGCCTGAAGCTGGCGATCTCGATGGCCAAAAAGGGCGCGATCTACGTGCTCGACGAACCCACGACGGGGCTTCACCTCGCCGACGTCGACAACCTCCTGCGCCTGCTCGACCGGCTCGTCGACGCCGGCAACAGCGTCATCGTCATCGAGCACCACCAGGCCGT encodes the following:
- a CDS encoding DUF1697 domain-containing protein translates to MPTFLAFLRAVNLGPKRVFPKDDIRRVVESLGFEGVATYINTGNVRFTTPMRSRARIESTLEAAFAADRGFDVPTIVFTQTEFRSIAADVAELAAAHPGLARHYVSLLKDELSSAQAAAVEATSGDLGRMVVRGRAAHALLGDGYRSGEVDPLAATKLLGVATNRTHTVVTALAERWC
- a CDS encoding acyl-CoA dehydrogenase, with amino-acid sequence MADAAVRPETPASDSRTPAGGAPTAAHTAAEASEARIDIDAVTNLLLGTWADTRREARELIKDSAFWQVNDLTVAEHRERTLTQLHLLADNGGGRRAFPAEYGGGDDNGANLAGFEELVLADPSLQIKSGVQWGLFASAIYQLGTKKHWDRWLRPVMSMELPGAFAMTETGHGSDVAAIGTTATYDPDTEEFVIHTPFRAAWKDYLGNAALHGKAATVFAQLITGGVNYGVHCFFVPIRDDEGAFLPGIGGEDDGPKGGLNGIDNGRLHFDQVRVPRENLLNRYGDVAPDGSYSSPIDSPGRRFFTMLGALVQGRVSLDGAVTTASALALYIAVTYGNQRRQFDSGAGSDEVMLLDYGKHQRRLLPLVAQNYAQFFAHDELLRKFDGVFSGRADTPEEREDLETLAAALKPLSTWNALNTIQESREACGGQGFLAENRMTGLRHDLDVYVTFEGDNNVLLQLVGKRLLSDYAKQFKGKDAAALARFAAAQTAGKVFHGAGLRQLGQAVADFGSTARSVELGLRAEQQHEILSGRVEQMVADLAAALRPASKLDKAEAAALFNRHQAELIEAARAHGELLQWEAFSDGVKAVTDPGTRQVLTWLRDLFGLHLIEKNLAWYLINGRLSTQRAAAVSRYIDRLCARLRPHAQDLVDAYGFAPEHVRAPIASGEERVRQEEAREYYRARAAAGNEPISEKSLQKGKTLQKK
- a CDS encoding DNA-3-methyladenine glycosylase I, which translates into the protein MSVVTGPDGRDRCGWVGDDPEYRRYHDEEWGRPLHGDRPLFEKMSLEGFQAGLSWITILRKRPAFRDAFDGFDPIVVAGFGDDDVERLMGDAGIIRNRAKILATIGNARIVAEMPDGALDALMWAYAPDAAGRPRPRSFADLPATTRESDALSRDLKKRGFRFVGSTTMYALMQSSGMVDDHLEGCWRAAESPPV
- the recQ gene encoding DNA helicase RecQ, producing the protein MAHADRYPLDEAPPFDLVSPDLPPPDDEWYPPEDVWQPPDDAPAAPAAAPSVARRDFTGGDPRAVLKEVYGYDAFRGDQAAVVEHVIAGGDAVVLMPTGAGKSVTYQVPALVRPGTGLVISPLIALMHDQVDALVANGVRAAYLNSTQSQPERAATERAYLAGKIDLLYVAPERLSHPATTALLQRGRLSVIAVDEAHCVSQWGHDFRPDYLALGDLAERFPGVPRLALTATATRETHRELTERLRLPDARHFVASFDRPNIQYRIEPKVEPRKQLVSFIRAQPEGSAGIVYALSRKTVEQTAEYLRAQRIDALPYHAGLPAEMRAAHQARFLRDDGVVMVATIAFGMGIDKPDVRFVAHIDLPKSVEGYYQETGRAGRDGEPSIAWMAYGLGDVVQQRRLIDASPGDRVFKTRLGQHLDAMLALCETVGCRRQNLLAYFGQPSDPCGNCDTCLEPPETWEGTVAAQKLLSTIVRLQRERNQSFGAGQLIDILRGNSTERVRQQRHDQLATFGIGDDLSEQDWRSVIRQLLARGILVARGEYGTLALGDAAPDVLRGDSAVPLRRDVLGRSGGGGRVRKAAASETLDDGDKPLFEALRAWRAGVAREQGVPAYIVFGDATLRALAERRPESAADLEGIPGIGAKKREAYGEAVLDVVRAG
- a CDS encoding excinuclease ABC subunit UvrA produces the protein MTAASAHIADSHGLIRVVGARENNLKDVTVDIPKRRLTVFTGVSGSGKSSLVFGTIANESQRLINETYPTFVQQFMEQLSRPEVDALENVSASIVVDQERMGANSRSTVGTATDAQAMLRILFSRLGQPSAGASFHYSFNLPQGWCPRCEGLGEVSDINLEQLFDRDKSLAEGALTIPGYSVDGWMVRIFTESGFVDPGKKIRDYSDDELHALLYKEPTKIKVTGINMTYEGLVPKVTKSFLQKDRDALQPHVRAFVDRAVMFTACPECGGSRLNEAARASLIDGISIADAAAMQISDLAAWLDTVDDREVGPLMSGLKHLTATFVEVGLGYLSLDRSSGTLSGGEAQRTKMVRHLGSSLTDITYVFDEPTAGLHPHDIQRMNDLLQRLRDKGNTVLVVEHKPEVIQIADHIVDLGPGAGRAGGEIQYTGDVAGLRASQTLTGRHLDHRASLKAAPRGARGALEIRGATQHNLTGVDVDIPLGILTVVTGVAGSGKSSLIHGNVPSFDDVVVVDQSPIKGSRRSSPATYTGILDTVRTAFAKANGVKASLFSANSAGACPVCKGLGVIITTLGYTQSVETLCEVCEGTGFSAEVREYLLNGKNIAEVLAMSAAEAAEFFPTGPAHTTLARLIDVGLGYITLGQALNTLSGGERQRLKLAISMAKKGAIYVLDEPTTGLHLADVDNLLRLLDRLVDAGNSVIVIEHHQAVMAHADWIIDLGPGAGHDGGRIVFEGTPADLVATADTLTARHLRTYVGG
- a CDS encoding formate--tetrahydrofolate ligase yields the protein MSNIDIAQAAQLEPIGVIADRLGIPAEALEPYGRHKAKVSLEFARSIRDRPRGHLVLVTAVSPTPAGEGKTTTTVGLGDALNRVGARAAICLREPALGPVFGMKGGAAGGGYAQVVPMEDINLHFTGDFAANGVATNLLAALIDNHIHHGNALGIDVRRVTWRRVLDVNDRALRDVVAGLGGPGNGYPRESGFDIVVASEVMAIFCLATDLADLKARLGEIVIGHTRERQPVRARDLDAHGAMAALLRDALAPNLVQTLEHTPAFVHGGPFANIAHGCNSYLATDTALHLADYVVTEAGFGSDLGAEKFVDILCRSTGLRPSAAVIVATVRAMKYHGGVEVADLATEDVAALRRGAVNPRRHIEIVHGVLGLPVVVAINHRAEDTDAEVAALQEEAAAAGVTAVVARHFAEGGRGAEELAREVVRLCEEPSEPALTYPDDATLWDKMRAIATRIYGASDVTASSAVRAQIRRLQEEGYGGYPVCVAKTQYSFSTDPRLRGAPTGHVVDIREVRLAAGARFVVMICGDIMTMPGLPAVPAANTIDVTDDGRIVGLF